The following proteins come from a genomic window of Polyangiaceae bacterium:
- a CDS encoding efflux RND transporter permease subunit, with product MRLADVSIRRPVFAAMLIAALVVFGILSYPKVGVDLFPNVEFPIVTVTVVYPGGDPETMESKVADPIEEKVNTLSGIKTLRSVNLESVTQVIVEFELSVNVDQAMQDIRDKMSEVQSTLPEQVEPPLIQKFDVGAAPVMGIALSGKLGPRELTNLADKVVKERVQRVPGVGGVDLVGGRERQIKVLVDPAKLSGLGLTVEDVANAIRAQNLDIPGGSVDRGARELSVKTKGEVKNVKEISDLLIPSPGGTLIRLHDVAQVRDTVEDASSASFLNGTSAVSLVIRKQSGANTVEVAKRVREELEKLRPRLDKAGASLSVPTDNSVYIEHSIADVQFDLAFGAFLAVAIILFFLHDFRATLISAIALPTSVVATIAFIDWMGFTFNNMTMLGLSLSIGILIDDAIVVIENIHRHLELGEPPMTAASNATAEIFLAVLATTSSIMAVFVPVAFMKGIIGRFFYQFGLTVSFAVAVSMLVSFTLTPMLASRFLKPSHEAKNFLARGVERVLTSIDDIYGRLLRGSLERRWIVILTATAALFASFVLVSQVKSEFLPPEDRAEFSLNVELPTGTSLEASKKVVEAVAADIRTHAPGVRLTFTTIGGGAQGQVNQGKIQVVMTPSSERSFSQEDLMAWARARYAKVKNANITAAAISAVGGDSGFRQQPIQLNIRGDDMDELVKVSNKLKNELAKVPGFVDLDTTYRGGKPEVDISIDRERAADLGVPVATVGSTIRALVADDAVSELKDGLDVYDIVVQLPEAQRENVDSLSNIQVRSVSGTMVDLASVVKVNHGEGPSQIERQARQRQITVLAGLEGMPLGEATKIVDKKAAEVIPSDLTHDYAGMADVMIESFGYMGLALILAIVLVYMILAAQFDSFVQPITIMLSLPLSVVGAFGALFISGMTLNIFSMIGIIMLMGLVTKNAILLVDFANQLRAEGVERNEALARAGVIRLRPITMTTAAMIFGMLPVALALSEGGETRAPMAVCVIGGLITSTLLTLVVVPVVYTYMDGLAHSRLVRWVSSRLLVDGAQAPSPSPATGSHDA from the coding sequence ATGAGACTCGCAGACGTCTCGATTCGCCGCCCCGTGTTCGCCGCGATGCTGATCGCGGCGCTCGTCGTGTTCGGCATTCTGTCCTACCCCAAGGTAGGCGTCGATCTGTTTCCGAACGTCGAGTTCCCCATCGTCACGGTGACCGTCGTCTATCCGGGCGGCGATCCGGAAACGATGGAGAGCAAGGTCGCGGACCCCATCGAAGAGAAGGTCAACACGCTGAGCGGCATCAAGACGTTGCGCTCGGTGAATCTGGAAAGCGTCACTCAGGTCATCGTCGAGTTCGAGCTGTCCGTGAACGTCGACCAGGCGATGCAGGACATTCGCGACAAGATGAGCGAGGTCCAATCCACGCTGCCGGAGCAGGTGGAACCGCCACTGATCCAGAAGTTCGACGTGGGGGCCGCCCCGGTGATGGGCATCGCCCTTTCGGGGAAGCTCGGCCCGCGAGAGCTCACCAACTTGGCCGACAAGGTCGTCAAGGAACGCGTGCAACGCGTGCCGGGCGTTGGCGGCGTGGACTTGGTGGGTGGACGTGAGCGCCAGATCAAGGTGCTGGTGGATCCCGCCAAGCTCAGCGGGCTGGGGCTCACGGTGGAAGACGTGGCGAACGCCATCCGCGCACAGAACCTCGACATTCCCGGCGGCAGCGTGGATCGCGGCGCCCGCGAGCTGAGCGTGAAGACCAAGGGCGAGGTCAAGAACGTCAAGGAAATCTCGGATTTACTCATCCCGAGCCCAGGCGGAACGCTGATCCGCCTACACGACGTGGCCCAAGTCCGGGACACCGTCGAAGACGCGAGCTCCGCTTCGTTTCTCAACGGCACCAGCGCCGTGAGCTTGGTGATCCGCAAGCAGAGCGGCGCGAACACCGTGGAGGTCGCCAAACGAGTGCGCGAAGAGCTCGAGAAGCTGAGACCGCGCCTGGACAAGGCTGGAGCTTCGCTCTCGGTTCCGACGGACAACTCCGTCTACATCGAGCATTCCATCGCGGACGTGCAGTTCGACCTGGCGTTCGGCGCGTTCCTCGCCGTCGCGATCATCCTGTTCTTCCTCCACGACTTCCGCGCCACGTTGATCAGCGCGATCGCGTTGCCCACCAGCGTGGTCGCCACCATCGCATTCATCGATTGGATGGGCTTCACCTTCAACAACATGACGATGTTGGGGTTGTCCTTATCCATCGGCATCTTGATCGACGATGCCATCGTCGTGATCGAGAACATCCACCGGCATCTCGAGCTTGGGGAGCCACCCATGACGGCGGCCTCCAACGCGACGGCGGAGATCTTCCTGGCCGTGCTCGCGACCACCTCCTCCATCATGGCGGTGTTCGTGCCGGTGGCCTTCATGAAGGGCATCATCGGCCGCTTCTTCTATCAGTTCGGCCTCACCGTCAGCTTCGCGGTGGCCGTGAGCATGCTGGTCTCCTTCACCCTTACCCCCATGCTCGCGTCTCGCTTTCTGAAGCCGAGCCACGAAGCCAAGAACTTTCTGGCCCGGGGCGTGGAGCGGGTGCTGACGTCCATCGACGACATCTATGGGCGCCTGCTTCGAGGCTCGCTCGAGCGCCGTTGGATCGTGATCCTCACCGCTACTGCCGCGCTGTTCGCGTCCTTCGTGCTGGTCAGCCAGGTGAAGTCCGAGTTTTTGCCGCCGGAAGACCGGGCGGAGTTCTCCCTCAATGTCGAGCTACCGACCGGCACCTCGCTGGAAGCCAGCAAGAAGGTGGTCGAAGCGGTCGCCGCGGACATCCGCACTCACGCACCCGGCGTCCGCCTGACCTTCACCACCATCGGTGGTGGCGCTCAGGGTCAGGTGAACCAGGGCAAGATCCAGGTGGTGATGACGCCCTCGAGCGAACGCAGCTTCAGCCAGGAGGACCTGATGGCCTGGGCGCGCGCTCGCTACGCGAAGGTGAAGAACGCCAACATCACCGCCGCGGCGATCAGCGCCGTGGGTGGTGACAGCGGTTTCCGGCAGCAACCCATTCAGCTCAACATTCGTGGCGACGACATGGATGAGCTCGTCAAGGTGTCGAACAAGCTCAAGAACGAGCTGGCGAAGGTGCCCGGCTTCGTGGACCTCGACACCACATACCGCGGCGGAAAGCCCGAGGTCGACATCAGCATCGACCGCGAGCGCGCGGCGGACCTCGGCGTGCCCGTGGCCACCGTCGGGTCGACCATCCGCGCACTGGTGGCGGACGACGCCGTGAGTGAGCTGAAAGACGGCTTGGACGTGTACGACATCGTCGTTCAGCTCCCCGAGGCGCAGCGCGAGAACGTCGATTCTCTCAGCAACATCCAAGTGCGGTCCGTGTCCGGAACCATGGTCGACCTCGCCAGCGTGGTGAAGGTGAATCACGGCGAGGGACCGAGCCAAATCGAGCGCCAGGCGCGCCAGCGCCAGATCACCGTGTTGGCCGGTCTCGAGGGCATGCCCTTGGGCGAGGCCACCAAGATCGTCGACAAGAAGGCCGCCGAGGTCATTCCGTCGGATTTGACCCACGACTACGCGGGCATGGCGGACGTGATGATCGAGTCCTTCGGCTACATGGGCCTGGCGCTGATCTTGGCGATCGTGCTCGTGTACATGATCCTCGCCGCTCAGTTCGACAGCTTCGTGCAGCCCATCACCATCATGCTGTCGCTGCCCCTTTCCGTCGTGGGCGCGTTCGGTGCGCTGTTCATCTCCGGGATGACCCTGAACATCTTCTCGATGATCGGAATCATCATGTTGATGGGCTTGGTCACCAAGAACGCGATTCTTCTCGTCGACTTTGCAAACCAGCTGCGCGCCGAAGGCGTGGAGCGCAATGAGGCGCTGGCTCGCGCCGGCGTCATTCGGCTTCGCCCCATCACCATGACCACCGCCGCGATGATCTTCGGCATGCTGCCCGTGGCGTTGGCCTTGAGCGAGGGTGGCGAAACGCGCGCACCGATGGCGGTGTGCGTGATTGGCGGCCTGATCACCAGCACCTTGCTGACGCTGGTGGTGGTGCCGGTCGTCTACACCTACATGGACGGGCTCGCCCACAGCCGCTTGGTGCGCTGGGTGTCGAGCCGACTTTTGGTGGACGGTGCCCAAGCGCCGTCCCCGTCCCCTGCCACCGGGAGCCATGACGCATGA
- a CDS encoding efflux RND transporter periplasmic adaptor subunit, whose translation MKTRALCIATVMLFAVPACKQSKAEGGLPSPTSSALPTPDIPEVATGEPAASGSPSAKDDGFRGTGTLQPKDEAQLGPKASGVLTAISVDEGDAVKKGQFLFRLDSRQASLAVEQAKAQVTAAKVNLSAAELDFKRTKELYDRGSVAPAIYDASKSRYDGAKTSVKQAEVALDLSKKMAGDMSVRSPISGVVTAKLKNVGETVTMMPPTIVLIVQDVSELELRAKLPERALSFLNVGTNVHVRFPAVDLDLSVPIRRINPTVDPRTRTVEVVAMLDNASGKLKPGMLAEITIEPKGKAPPAESAKTAQGSP comes from the coding sequence ATGAAGACCCGAGCACTGTGCATCGCGACCGTGATGCTGTTCGCCGTTCCCGCCTGCAAGCAGAGCAAAGCGGAAGGCGGCCTGCCAAGCCCGACCAGCTCCGCGCTGCCCACGCCGGACATCCCGGAGGTAGCCACCGGCGAGCCGGCGGCAAGTGGCAGCCCGAGCGCCAAGGACGACGGCTTCCGCGGCACCGGCACGCTGCAGCCGAAGGACGAGGCGCAGCTCGGACCCAAGGCCAGCGGCGTGCTCACGGCCATTTCGGTGGACGAAGGCGACGCCGTGAAGAAGGGGCAGTTCCTGTTCCGCCTGGACTCGCGGCAGGCATCCCTGGCCGTGGAGCAGGCCAAGGCGCAGGTCACCGCGGCAAAAGTCAACCTCAGCGCCGCCGAGCTCGACTTCAAGCGCACCAAGGAGCTGTACGACCGCGGCTCCGTCGCGCCCGCCATCTACGATGCTTCGAAGTCGCGCTACGACGGCGCCAAGACTTCGGTAAAGCAGGCCGAAGTCGCCCTCGACCTGTCCAAGAAGATGGCGGGTGACATGAGCGTGCGCTCCCCCATCAGCGGCGTGGTCACGGCCAAGCTGAAGAACGTCGGGGAGACGGTCACGATGATGCCCCCGACGATCGTGTTGATCGTTCAGGACGTCAGCGAGCTCGAGCTTCGCGCCAAGCTCCCGGAGCGTGCACTGTCGTTCTTGAACGTAGGCACGAACGTTCACGTTCGATTCCCGGCCGTGGACCTGGACCTCTCGGTGCCGATTCGTCGCATCAACCCCACGGTCGATCCGCGCACGCGCACGGTGGAAGTCGTCGCGATGCTCGATAACGCGAGCGGCAAGCTCAAGCCGGGCATGCTGGCGGAGATCACGATCGAGCCCAAGGGCAAGGCCCCGCCGGCAGAGTCCGCGAAGACGGCACAAGGTTCGCCATGA
- a CDS encoding TetR/AcrR family transcriptional regulator yields MTARARVKKRVGQLATETYREAILEAAERAFLGAGYHQAKMSDVAREAGVSIGTLYNYFDSKEQVFSSLVEAGRAEFLAALDVVDPSVSPLERAFAIVRSAMDHIEERGELFAMYVQAGVVSEGDIGRVLGEHHETAYMQYLQILESALAEAQTQSMLRGDVPAAILAGSLAGNVNAVVFRWMRSDRSTRLMDDCEIALDLFLRGAQHS; encoded by the coding sequence ATGACCGCAAGAGCCCGCGTCAAGAAGCGGGTCGGACAGCTCGCCACGGAGACCTACCGGGAGGCCATCTTGGAGGCCGCTGAACGTGCGTTTCTGGGTGCGGGCTACCACCAGGCCAAAATGAGCGATGTCGCTCGCGAGGCGGGGGTCTCCATCGGCACGCTGTACAACTACTTCGACAGCAAGGAGCAGGTCTTCTCCTCGTTGGTGGAGGCCGGGCGCGCAGAATTCCTCGCCGCCCTCGACGTCGTGGACCCCAGCGTCAGTCCTCTGGAGCGTGCCTTCGCGATCGTCCGCTCCGCGATGGACCACATCGAGGAGCGCGGCGAGCTGTTCGCGATGTACGTTCAGGCGGGGGTGGTCAGCGAAGGGGACATCGGCCGCGTGCTCGGTGAGCACCACGAAACGGCGTACATGCAGTACCTGCAGATTCTGGAGAGCGCTCTGGCTGAAGCCCAGACTCAATCCATGCTTCGCGGCGACGTACCCGCTGCCATCTTGGCGGGGTCGCTCGCGGGGAACGTCAACGCCGTGGTGTTTCGCTGGATGCGTTCCGATCGCAGCACCCGCCTGATGGACGATTGCGAAATCGCTCTCGATCTCTTCCTCCGAGGAGCCCAGCACTCATGA
- a CDS encoding M1 family metallopeptidase produces MKRAVVALAAAVVACAPSGRAPGRFMPSPPPASPEPDPAPPPRADGRLPAGVTPTAYELDLTIDPSQPTYMGRVRIDVRVDAPTRAIVLHARGPRVLTASVDDGERQWVTARTRPPAHGKGDDEELVLVAKRAVRRGAARIDIQFEAPFSEGLSGIYRVSEGGRAYAFSQMEPTDARRAFPCFDEPGFKTPFAVSITVPSEDVAVFNTPETSHRENTTSQLQTSVFAATRPLPTYLIALAVGPLEVTEGAREPTPVRAITAVGKQKLAGLALSTASAQVQELSRYFGEPYPYPKLDLVAVPEFGAGAMENAGLITFREEILLVDPQHASAHARRRLAGVMAHELSHQWFGDLVTMKWWNDVWLNEGLATWMEAKVVDALSPELGIAREDVVEKSEVMSLDSLASARKIRQPVKSSSDALEAFDGITYDKAAAVLKMVEGWVGNDVVQRGMRRYVAAHRDGNASAADLFSALDEASGQNVAQVMQSFVDQTGVPLVRIETRCEQGARVELEQSEYRRPESAKRWTLPVCVRPDGGAAVCTVMSDRRATLSLPRCPRFLVPNAEALGYYRPRLSAALQGALLKHLARLSERERIALSGDSWALVESGQSEVKDYLAVVAALAPAAGRLEWQELSRTLTELDGLLESPERRARLGAAVRKWAAPALRRVTLHASDKDTDETRTLRALLLGVLVDLAHDPAAEQTVAALTTRWLADPSSVEPSLAAAAIPLAARRGDDKLYAALLAHMKSAGTPEQRLMALSGLTGFSEPRLLERTLGMTLDGTLKRQDLRYVFRPLFERRGAREVAYGWLRAHFDELKKRLPGFILGRLVWVVAGLCDEQQVLDGEAFFRPRLARLEGADKHLSQAVERGRVCAAFRAERRQSARDALDSSLP; encoded by the coding sequence GTGAAGCGTGCGGTCGTAGCGCTGGCGGCGGCAGTGGTGGCGTGTGCCCCGAGCGGGCGGGCGCCGGGGCGCTTCATGCCCTCGCCTCCGCCCGCGTCTCCCGAGCCGGATCCGGCGCCGCCTCCCCGTGCGGATGGGCGCTTGCCGGCCGGGGTGACACCCACGGCCTACGAGCTCGATCTGACCATCGATCCGAGTCAACCGACCTACATGGGGCGAGTGCGCATCGACGTACGCGTGGACGCGCCCACGCGGGCCATCGTGCTGCATGCCCGGGGGCCGCGGGTGCTGACGGCATCCGTCGATGACGGCGAGCGACAGTGGGTGACGGCTCGAACGCGCCCGCCCGCCCACGGCAAGGGTGACGACGAAGAGCTGGTGCTGGTGGCGAAGCGCGCCGTCCGGCGCGGCGCCGCCCGCATCGACATCCAGTTCGAAGCGCCGTTCTCCGAGGGTCTGAGCGGGATCTACAGAGTGAGCGAAGGCGGACGGGCGTACGCGTTTTCGCAAATGGAGCCCACGGACGCGCGTCGGGCATTTCCTTGTTTCGACGAGCCGGGATTCAAGACGCCGTTTGCCGTGAGCATCACCGTTCCGAGCGAAGACGTCGCCGTGTTCAATACGCCGGAGACGTCGCATCGCGAGAACACGACGAGCCAGCTCCAAACCTCCGTGTTCGCGGCGACCCGACCCCTCCCTACCTACCTGATTGCACTGGCCGTTGGCCCCTTGGAGGTGACCGAGGGCGCGCGCGAGCCGACGCCCGTGCGCGCCATCACCGCCGTCGGCAAGCAGAAGCTCGCCGGGCTCGCGCTGTCCACGGCCTCGGCGCAAGTGCAAGAGCTGTCGCGCTACTTCGGCGAGCCGTACCCGTATCCCAAGCTGGACTTGGTGGCGGTGCCGGAGTTCGGTGCCGGCGCCATGGAGAACGCAGGTCTCATCACCTTCCGCGAGGAGATCCTGCTCGTCGATCCCCAGCATGCGTCGGCGCACGCGCGGCGGCGCCTTGCCGGCGTGATGGCCCACGAGCTGTCGCATCAGTGGTTCGGTGATCTGGTCACCATGAAATGGTGGAACGACGTGTGGCTCAACGAAGGGCTCGCCACCTGGATGGAAGCCAAGGTGGTGGACGCGCTCTCCCCCGAGCTCGGCATCGCCCGCGAGGACGTCGTCGAAAAGAGCGAGGTGATGTCTCTCGACTCTCTGGCGTCCGCTCGGAAGATCCGTCAACCGGTGAAGAGCTCGAGCGACGCCCTGGAGGCTTTCGACGGCATCACCTACGACAAGGCCGCCGCCGTGCTGAAGATGGTGGAAGGTTGGGTGGGGAACGACGTGGTGCAACGCGGCATGCGGCGCTACGTGGCGGCTCATCGGGACGGGAATGCCTCGGCGGCGGATCTGTTTTCCGCCCTCGACGAAGCCAGCGGCCAGAACGTGGCGCAGGTGATGCAGAGCTTCGTGGATCAGACCGGCGTGCCCCTGGTTCGCATCGAGACACGCTGCGAGCAAGGCGCGCGGGTGGAGCTCGAGCAATCGGAGTACCGGCGCCCGGAGTCGGCGAAGCGCTGGACGTTGCCGGTGTGCGTGCGCCCCGACGGCGGTGCAGCCGTGTGCACCGTGATGAGCGACCGGCGCGCGACCCTGAGCCTGCCACGCTGTCCGCGCTTCCTGGTTCCGAACGCGGAGGCTCTGGGCTACTACCGGCCGCGCCTCTCGGCCGCGCTGCAAGGGGCGCTCCTCAAGCACCTGGCGCGGTTGTCCGAGCGGGAACGGATCGCGCTCTCGGGTGACAGCTGGGCGCTGGTGGAGAGCGGGCAGTCCGAGGTCAAGGACTACCTGGCGGTGGTGGCGGCGCTCGCCCCCGCGGCGGGGCGGCTGGAGTGGCAGGAGCTTTCGCGGACCCTCACGGAGCTCGACGGTCTCCTCGAAAGTCCGGAGCGGCGCGCTCGGCTCGGCGCGGCGGTGCGAAAATGGGCGGCGCCGGCGCTGCGGCGCGTGACCCTGCATGCCTCCGACAAGGACACGGACGAAACACGCACGCTGCGCGCGTTGCTCCTGGGGGTGCTCGTGGATCTGGCGCACGACCCCGCTGCAGAGCAGACCGTGGCGGCCCTCACCACGCGCTGGCTCGCGGATCCGAGCTCGGTCGAGCCCAGCCTGGCGGCGGCCGCGATCCCCCTCGCGGCGCGGCGCGGTGACGACAAGCTCTACGCCGCACTGCTCGCTCACATGAAGAGCGCTGGGACCCCGGAGCAGCGGTTGATGGCGCTGTCCGGGCTCACTGGCTTCTCCGAGCCCAGGCTGCTCGAGCGCACGCTCGGGATGACGCTGGATGGAACGCTGAAGCGCCAAGACCTGCGCTACGTGTTCCGGCCGCTGTTCGAGCGCCGGGGCGCGCGCGAGGTCGCCTACGGCTGGCTTCGCGCTCACTTCGACGAGCTGAAGAAGCGGCTTCCGGGTTTCATCCTCGGGCGCCTGGTGTGGGTGGTGGCAGGCCTGTGCGACGAGCAGCAGGTGCTGGACGGCGAAGCCTTCTTCCGACCGCGCCTCGCGCGCTTGGAGGGCGCCGACAAGCACCTGAGCCAGGCCGTGGAGCGCGGCCGCGTTTGCGCTGCATTTCGCGCCGAACGCCGCCAGAGCGCTCGCGACGCCCTCGATTCATCGTTGCCGTAG
- a CDS encoding YceI family protein: MAWELDTAHSEVAFAVKHMMISTVKGKFTSFAASVSLDPKNVTAASVEASVDIASIHTGEEQRDGHLKSGDFFDAEQHPKMTFKSTSVKQSGTDVTIAGDLTIKGSTKPVTLKGTMEGPAKDPWGNQRVGFSLATEIDREDFGLTWNQVLETGGVLVGKKVKISVEAELIAK, translated from the coding sequence ATGGCGTGGGAACTGGACACTGCACACTCGGAGGTCGCCTTCGCGGTCAAGCACATGATGATCAGCACGGTGAAGGGAAAGTTCACCAGCTTTGCTGCGAGCGTCTCGTTGGATCCGAAGAACGTGACGGCCGCTTCCGTGGAAGCCTCGGTGGACATCGCGAGCATTCACACCGGTGAGGAGCAACGCGACGGGCACCTCAAGTCGGGAGATTTCTTCGACGCCGAGCAGCACCCGAAGATGACGTTCAAGAGCACCTCCGTGAAGCAGTCCGGCACGGACGTGACCATCGCGGGAGACCTCACCATCAAGGGCAGCACCAAGCCCGTGACGTTGAAGGGAACCATGGAGGGACCCGCCAAGGATCCCTGGGGCAACCAGCGGGTGGGCTTCAGCCTGGCGACGGAAATCGACCGCGAGGACTTTGGGCTGACTTGGAACCAGGTTCTCGAGACCGGCGGCGTGCTGGTGGGCAAGAAGGTGAAGATCTCCGTGGAGGCCGAGCTCATCGCCAAGTGA
- a CDS encoding homoserine dehydrogenase — MTGNGCKLPTVEKERVKFPVRVGLLGCGTVGGGVIRLIQENSEYLASRVGAPLSITHVLVRDAVKDRVAECRREWITTDPEAVLGQDVDLVVEVMGGEEPARGYLERAIKSGKSVVTANKLLIAKHGPELVEHAISAGVDLAFEASVGGGIPVIRTLREALTSDWVQSVHAILNGTCNYILTRMRDGGVSFDAALSEAQEKGYAEADPTLDVDGHDAAQKLVVTSMLAFGAKVDAAEVPTEGIRAIDQLDFQFAERFGYTIKHLAIGRDLGERVELRVHPTLVPKTSVLANIDGVLNGVFIVGRALGPCLLVGRGAGDMPTAVSVVADLVDVARSKIEGEPGLATRGIQLKERPLLPLEEVESRYYLRFDVEDTPGVLGHIATELGKEGISIEHMVQEGRAATSNNAVPVLLVTHASTEGAVRRAAAVIGASSFMRGHPRLIRIEDV; from the coding sequence GTGACCGGCAACGGATGTAAGCTCCCGACCGTGGAAAAAGAACGAGTGAAGTTCCCCGTGCGCGTGGGCCTGCTCGGCTGCGGCACGGTCGGGGGCGGCGTCATCCGTCTGATCCAGGAGAACAGCGAGTACCTCGCATCCCGCGTGGGTGCGCCGTTGTCCATCACCCACGTCTTGGTCCGCGACGCGGTCAAGGATCGCGTGGCCGAGTGTCGGCGGGAGTGGATCACGACCGACCCCGAAGCCGTGCTGGGACAGGACGTCGACCTGGTGGTCGAGGTCATGGGCGGGGAGGAGCCGGCGCGGGGCTATCTGGAGCGTGCCATCAAGAGCGGCAAGAGCGTCGTCACCGCCAACAAGCTGCTCATCGCCAAGCACGGCCCCGAGCTGGTGGAGCACGCCATTTCCGCGGGCGTGGATCTGGCCTTCGAAGCCTCCGTGGGCGGTGGCATTCCCGTCATTCGCACGCTGCGCGAGGCGCTCACCAGCGATTGGGTGCAGAGCGTTCACGCCATCCTCAATGGCACCTGCAACTACATCCTGACGCGCATGCGCGACGGCGGCGTGAGCTTCGACGCGGCGCTGTCGGAAGCGCAGGAAAAAGGCTACGCCGAGGCCGACCCCACGCTGGACGTGGACGGTCACGACGCCGCGCAGAAGCTGGTGGTGACGAGCATGCTGGCCTTCGGCGCCAAGGTGGATGCCGCCGAGGTGCCCACGGAGGGCATCCGCGCCATCGATCAGCTCGATTTCCAGTTCGCCGAGCGCTTCGGCTACACCATCAAGCACCTGGCCATCGGGCGCGATCTGGGGGAGCGGGTCGAGCTCCGAGTGCACCCGACCTTGGTGCCCAAGACCAGTGTGCTGGCGAACATCGATGGCGTGCTGAACGGAGTGTTCATCGTCGGCCGCGCTCTCGGGCCCTGCCTATTGGTGGGGCGCGGGGCAGGGGACATGCCCACGGCGGTCAGCGTGGTCGCGGATCTGGTGGACGTCGCCCGCTCCAAGATCGAGGGCGAGCCGGGGCTCGCCACCCGCGGCATCCAACTGAAGGAGCGGCCGCTGCTGCCCCTCGAGGAGGTCGAGTCGCGCTACTACCTGCGCTTCGACGTAGAAGATACTCCCGGCGTGCTCGGCCACATCGCGACCGAGCTCGGCAAGGAAGGCATCAGCATCGAGCACATGGTGCAGGAGGGCCGCGCGGCCACCAGCAACAACGCCGTGCCGGTGCTGCTCGTCACCCACGCCTCCACGGAGGGCGCCGTGCGGCGAGCCGCGGCCGTGATCGGCGCCTCGTCGTTCATGCGCGGCCACCCGCGCTTGATCCGCATCGAGGACGTCTGA
- a CDS encoding glutamate racemase gives MPDPALPLGVFDSGLGGLTVVHALLEALPEERIVYLGDTARVPYGTRSAETVIRYAKSCARVLTDRGIKALVVACNTVSAVALDVLRAELDLPVVGVVVPGASAAVTAAEAAARESAAPVKVGVLGTQGTIGSGAYPRAVSQISTRLEVVGQPAPLLVPLVEEGWLEGQVPELAVERYVAPLIDAGAGVIVLGCTHYPLLKATIERVAERVAGHAVPVVDSALATAHAVLELVNERRIVPAPPGPERSHAQRLELLVTDLPKSFATVASRFLGEAVVDVQQIDLG, from the coding sequence ATGCCGGACCCCGCGCTGCCCCTCGGCGTGTTCGATTCCGGGCTGGGCGGCTTGACCGTGGTGCACGCGCTGCTCGAGGCACTGCCCGAAGAGCGCATCGTGTACCTGGGAGACACCGCGCGAGTGCCCTACGGCACGCGCTCGGCCGAGACCGTGATCCGCTACGCCAAGAGCTGCGCTCGCGTGCTCACGGATCGTGGCATCAAGGCGCTGGTGGTCGCCTGCAACACGGTGAGCGCCGTGGCTCTCGACGTTCTGCGAGCAGAGCTGGATTTGCCCGTGGTGGGTGTGGTCGTGCCCGGCGCCAGCGCGGCGGTCACCGCGGCCGAAGCCGCCGCACGTGAAAGCGCGGCTCCCGTGAAGGTCGGCGTGCTCGGCACCCAGGGCACCATCGGGTCCGGCGCCTATCCCCGCGCCGTGAGCCAGATCTCCACGCGTCTCGAGGTCGTCGGGCAGCCTGCGCCGTTGCTCGTCCCCTTGGTGGAAGAAGGCTGGCTCGAAGGTCAGGTTCCAGAGCTCGCCGTGGAGCGCTACGTCGCTCCGTTGATCGACGCCGGCGCCGGCGTCATCGTCCTCGGTTGCACGCACTACCCGCTGCTCAAAGCCACCATCGAGCGCGTCGCCGAGCGCGTCGCCGGCCACGCGGTGCCCGTGGTGGACAGCGCTCTGGCGACGGCCCACGCCGTGCTCGAGCTGGTGAACGAACGACGCATAGTGCCCGCGCCGCCGGGCCCCGAGCGAAGCCATGCCCAGCGCCTCGAGCTGCTGGTCACGGATCTCCCCAAGAGCTTCGCGACGGTCGCCTCCCGTTTCTTGGGCGAGGCGGTGGTCGACGTGCAGCAGATCGATCTGGGCTGA